CACTTGCCATACCAGCAGCCGGACATGTTCCCGGTGCGGACGTCGTAGACACTTCGTGTGGGTCTGCGGCACTATTATTGAGTCGACCGGCTATCAAGGCACATCGTGACTGACCAATACAATTACTGTCCTGCAAGTTAGCGTGCCAGCTGGCCTTGCTCCTGAGGTGCCTGATCCTGCCTTGTGTCCTGCAGTTGAGCATACCCCGACTGCACGCGCTTCGACTGGGAATACTGTTGCGAGGAAGGCTGTTCCAGTCAGGTCTGCTGCTGCTGACCATACTCTTCCTGCATCAATTGTCCATCCTTCGCTTGTGCCTGCTCTCGCTCTGCATACTGTCGCTCTGCATACCTTCTCAGCAACTCTGATGCAACAAATGTCTATTTGGTGTTCCTATAGAAATACAGTCACTAGTGCTGAACTAGGGCGAGTCACTCAGCCACTAAAATTCGGCCACGAACATTCATTGGAAGGCCACTATAAATGACTGCTTCCACTATCGTGTGAAGGCTGTTTTATGAATGGATGCTGAACGAGTCTGGACTAGCTAAATAAAATGCTAAATGTAACTTCTCTCTTTGTCATCCACTCTTAGTTTGAATTTGAAAGTTGAATTGACTGCTCACGCCACTTTAATCACAGAATGACATGAGGAAAGCTTTGTAATGCAGAACTTGGAAATTGATATCTGAGTGCGTTGCCCCTTTTAGGCGTCTGTAAGACGTTATGCAATAAAGATTCACAAGTTACCACGAATGCAAAAGAATGTGCTTCTACAAGAATTATTAAAAATCATCACTGACAAAAACGTTTCATATAAAAGAATGGCGCTTTTGAAAAATTTCCTTCATGCTTTTCCTAGAATACCCAAGGCTGCGATCCTCTGCAGCAGGAAGGATGCTTGTCTAAAATGTCCTACTGGACTTGACCTGCAGCTTTACATAATTAATGGCAACCAAAGCCTGCAAAAGAGCAGATAAGGTAATATTAATTAGGCAGCACAgaccaaaaagaaagaaaaagctgcAGAAACAGCAAACAGAACCAGCAAGAAAATTATATAAAATGTGAAAACATGCAGCAAAAACAATGAAAGCACCCAGTGTCATCTCTTGAGCACTCAACCCTAATACACAATAGTGTTCTGAAAGTACAAAGGAGTAGACACCATGTTTTGAAAGTATTAAGGTCCTCATTCTGTATATTACCAAATAATCATAGAAAGTTTCAGAGTAACATAGAACGTAAACTCATCAGcaaacttaaaggggccctgcagcactttttgagcatggtcaggaaaTGCTGCTGATCAGCAGAAAAGGCTCCCGAGAACtagcgagccaaatattatagcgcagcacacggcctggaattcacaaaaaATTATTAAAGTAGCTAAAAGTGGCTTTCTCTTTTCTTGACAAATGGCGGAAGAACCTccaaaatcactcgtagaaggccatctatcagctttggctgatttgaacataacgcactcggtcgttacagggTTCACATTGGAAGGCAACGACTTCTTTACGCATACgtgcacgatcacactgaaaaagccatgcATTAGaatgagaagaagaagagaaaaaaaagtgcctaggtcacgaggcgcgcgtgattTACCATTTCCTTTGCCCCTGCCATGCCTCCGTGCTTAGCtttcagtgctttcgtcgggacgagagaagagagaatgcaattgcagcgtgcgacaaatctatGTAACTTCGTCGTAGTGGGaggatttttaaaaattttgcagTGTTGAATttgtgaatccattccatggttacttgagaaAGTGTTTAAGGGCCCCTTTAACACCAAAGTCCCAAAACATTTCTGGACTTCGACAAGTTTGTTTGATGCCAGCCGCCAAGCACTGAACGCGGTTGCCGAGATAATGCTTCGGTATGCTTGAATAATATGTTGGCAAGGATGGGTAACACCTCACCAACAGAACTCAAAGCTACATGGCACAAGCATCAATCAAACTGTTTCAGGAAGTGCTGCGGAGCGTTTGTGTTAAGCTTGCCGTATAGTACGTACGAGGGTGCACAGACAAAGACACACTTTACAGTTGCAACGATCAATAATTAGCATGCATGCATTTGATAGGGGGAATCTAAACAGACATGCAGAATCCTTATGAGAGGCTTAGCCAGTGACAATTCTCTGGCATACAACGCATGCCAATTCCACATGGTTTTGTGACTTCATCCTGGACATGCCAGGGTCTATTTGTAAGGTTACTATTTTTATGCAGTTGATGAAACAGCGCACATTGATAGACTGCAGTATGCCAATAAGTGAAAGCAACCAAGAGCTACAGCGAGAAAACTGTAAATTATACTGAAGGGAgaatttgacttttttttttccagcagtTAACAGGACCGTGGTTGTGAATGTTGAATAAACTAGTAAGCAGCATTTGCAATTTTCCAGCCTCATTACATAAAGCCTGTGCCTTGTGTTCAATTCATATTTTGGATTCgaaaaagaacttcaacaactgaAAGAGTAGCAAGAAAGGCATTTCTGTGTAGTTTACAAATGAATATAAAGTAGTGCAACCAACATCTACCGAGTACACAGAACTTGTGTAGAAATGAGGCATTACAAGTACTGAAGTTCATTATGTGGCAATTTAATCAAACTGAACACAATAAGTTTGTTTAGTTTGTACATTAAAATCAGGAGGCTACCACTACATCGAGAATACGAATGACCCCTACTTGCTTTTTAAAATTGTCTGCCACCAAAGCTTAAGTTGAAAACACCACACAACAGAAAGAGAGGGAAGTGGAGATTTTAGCTACACTGAATTTCGCAATAGAAATGATACAGGTGGGTCAAATTTATGCTGTCCAAGATTATGCAATACCTAGCAGTGATTGCCCCATAGATTAAAACAAGCAGAAAGTGTGACCCTTTAACAACAAAGTGAAGAAACATCATTGAATGGGCGATGTCACTGGAACCAATGTTTAGACAAACTGGACTTTCCTTCATTATGGCAGTGACGTCCCGACAAGAAAACACTCGTCCATATGAATAACATTGGCTCCAGCAAGATTCCATGCTTAATGATTTATCACTTCAAGCCTCCATCTTCCATTGAACTCGTCTTAATTTCAAAAATTAAGCATTACATATTGATTATAACAAAGATCAAATGGTAGTTTTTATAACATAGATGGCTTCAAACTGATGGAAACAATGAATGTGCACAGAAAGATTGGAAAGATGGGCTGTGGAGCACTGCCTTGCTATTCGGAGACATAACAGGAGCAGGAATAACCTTCGGAAATGCCCAAAAGAGTTCCCCATTACCAGAAAATACCGTGGACGTGCCCATCCCCTTTCATTGAAAATTGTGTTATTCTAGATCGATATGAACGCTTATCTGGTCAAATCGGTAAAAACCGATATTGTAGCCAATTGAAGCCTTCGAGGTAGGGCTATAGTATTGAAGAAAACATATTTACTTTACCATGATATATGATGGGCTACACAGCACCAAATAATCATCACTCAACTCATTCTTTCCGAACATTACACCCTTCCGCGACTTGCGCGGCCACTCGAGAGCTTTGGTAATCTTGGCAAGGGAGTAGGAATCGATTGAGCAGCCCATGGTCGCCATGAGAAGTGTGCCAATTGCGGTTGCACATGCAATTTCTCAAAACATGTCTGACAAAAGCCTTACTACCATTGGGTTTTCCTTTAAGAAGTGTTCACTCTCATTCTGCATTATCCTGACCCCAATTCCCAATAAGTCTTTCTCCTACCCCTACAAGGGAGTGAATATTCCAAATTTGTGCTTAGACAACTTATAATGGCCACAATAAAGAAAATGTTTTGAATAATGGAAGCTCTTGGAATAGGTGGGCCTTGAAAATTTTCAGAATTTTGGAAGTTTATACACTGGGCATTTGTGCAAAACTGGTTGCTTGCAGGGTATTTTACAGTATGTTACAAAACTGGAAGTGACTTAAAGAATTCAAAATAATACCACGAGTTGCATATCGACTGGTTCCTTTCTTGCAGGAAAACAGTAATCTAGGtctacaagacaaaaaaaaatttttcttaAACAAGCCATATTCTGCTTCAACGCCAACACAGAATACTTAATTTTAGAGTGAAAATGATTAATAACATCCAGAGAAGCAAACAACATATTGACGTAAAAAGTGCTCCATAATTTCTGTAAGCTATAGAATGACTATTTTTCAAATACACACAGGATGTGCATCTGCAAACAAAATTTGTGAAGACATATAAAAGTATGCAATATGACGCATCTGTTATATGAATCAATCATAAACTAATAAACCATAACGAGCCGTCTTCTTGAAGGGTGCGCCTTAACAGCTGCAGACTTGAAGTTATGCCCTTAAAAAAGACACTTGCACCTACGTTCGCTAATTGTACGCCTTCAAGGGACCCTCCAGCACTATTGAAGCACCTATTTTTTATTTGTGATTTGCAGAGGCCGATAGCTGCAGATAATTTTAGCATAGATTTAAACAACGATATCAAATGATTTAGTATTTTATTCACGCAATAAAGTCACTACACCGCTGCTGACCGCATTACCACGTAGCGGCGCTTGCCAGAACTTTGCGGGCGGAAATGACgccggaaggttgccgccatGTAATTGAATAAACGTAACGTTGAAACAGATCGTGGTGCAGGATCAAAACTGACATTACTAATCTGTTCCATTTTTCTTATCTGTGCTTGTTCATCGAACCCTGAACAGACGCGACTGCAGGAACAAAGATCACTGCGGCTACAAAGCCCGACAGAGACACCAGCTGCCATTTCGCCACTGTATTTTCGGCCTGCGTAcctctctctttcttccctctcCTTGTTTTTGGGAGTTGGTGAGCTGTCTCTTTCCACACGTGCGCTGTCGAAGGGGCGCAGTGTACTCTTGTTGTTCGTCAAGCGGCTCACCGAACAACGCGCAAAGGCTCAGCAGTACTTCACCGTCCTGGTCGTTCCACAAGTTCCTTTTTCAAAATAAGAGGAGGGAGTGACTCGAAATGTTGTGAAAAACAGCAGAAAATAGGGAGTGACTCAAGATATTGTAAAAAACAGCAGATAATACCTCGCTTCGACACAATAACTCCTGCTCACGATCTGGTAAGCCAGGCATCAGGCACTATGTATGTTACTGTGACAAAGTCAAcattagtttgaaaaaaaaaaaaaagcaagcaacgaTGAGGTGCGAGCTTCCCCTACGTAGGCGCTTCCAGCTTACTTCATTGGGGCAGCCCTCCAACGTCACGGGCGAGTGAAATGTGGCCAAGTGACCCCGCGAAAATCGCACTGAAGTACACCATTTTTTTCGTTATATTTTGatctatgtaaaaaaaaaaaatcagactgAGCGCTGTTATCACTGCAGTTTTTGTTGCGTTAGTCTGTACTTCAGCCTACACAACCAACGAATAAAACCTGGGTGTTGAATAGTGTTGGAGGGCCTCTTTAACGTGTTCTGCATGCGCTAATACGCGAGAATTAAGGTTTAGAATAGGGCTTTCTGCTCCCTGTTCAATATAGTAATGACGCAACACAATAAGGAGGTGTTGGGTCTCGCCTTAAATTGGTGTGCCGAATGGAAACAAACTAATGTAGTTTGCATCTCGCACATGAGCAGCAGCTTTTGAAAATATTAAGTATGAAGCATTTCTAAGTGAACCTGAGGTACTGTGAGGGTTTCAACACATCAGCAATAAGCAATGAGTATGTACTTCCAAGATACAGGTGTTATGTCAGATTAACGACAATATTAGTCTCAGTGTTGGCTATGCTTTAATAGCAGTTCAACAAACTTTGCATTTGTATTTATATAGTTCAGCAAGCTATATTCAAGCATCGCTTGAACTTGGAGGAACACGTTAGATTACACATGGTATTCACATCATCGCACCATACATGCACTTCACTTTTTATAATACTGGCGTCTGTGGTCTAAAATGAGTGCTTACGTCATGTCAGGGCATACACTACTCTTTAAATTCCAGTTTGACATTTTACATGCCAGGTGACGATCCTTATAAGCCCGTGATGTGCATGCAACTACTGCACTAATAAAAAAACAGGTCAGTTGACTTAGTAACGCTCGACTCAAAGGCAAAAAATGGAGCAAGGATGATTACTCCCAGAGTGTTCTACATAAAACTGATTGGGGgtatgctattttttttcttttagggccAACATTCTAAAACCGTCTATTAACTACCCACCGTTGTTTACTTTGTGCCATTCTCGACACAATCACTCAAAAGGAACACATACATGCAAAAGGTTCACAAATGGCTCCAACAGAATAACTATGAAAGAAAtgccaaaaagaaacaaacaaaatgcaACACAGAGACAACCAATACATCAGAGCGGCATATAAAGGCCGCGATCACAAGCCCTCAAAGATGATGTGTTGGGAGCTTTATGCAATTTTATACTGACAATGAACATTTGCATATTTACGCCAGCTGTGCAAATTCTGTGCTGAGTTTGACGCCTTAAAAGACAGTACAGAAAACTTCACATAGTCTGCATTCGCTTTTCTGGTACACTGAACTTAGGCTTCAAGGAACTAGTAAATAATAGCAAGGAACGATACTTGTGATGATGAGATAACTGCACACCTATTTGATGTGAACATGTTTCTGCAAGAATTTTGTTAAATAAGTATTGCAACAAATAAGTTACAGTAGCTGGTTTCAGTTCCTCACTAAGCCACTCCACCCATCAACACCACTCAGAGAAAATGGCGAAGTTCACAGTCGTGACTATGCCAACACCAGCAACATAACACGTCAGAGTCTGCATCATTGTCGGGCAATATGATGTATAGCATAACAATGCTTCTTTTTAGGCATTATATTACGCATACATTGCATATACACTGCATGCTCGTTACAACAAAATATCAGTGAGAAATTTATATTTTGTGCCATTCGTGTTCGCTATATTGCCTTGTAGTGAATATTATGTTATCGTAGCTGGAAGGACTACTCGCTTTCCCAAAATGAAAATAGTTTAAAGGTTTTTGCGCTGGGTCCCTACTTCAAAAATTCATATTGTATAATAGTTGCTTTTAAGCACAACTAGTGCTGTGCAGATCTCCAGGCACCTTCATGCATTCAGGTTCAGAACATTTAGAAAACAACTAAAGTTTCTCATTTTTCTTTAACTTAATGCCTTGTCAAAAGCGTGTTGACCTCGAAGTTACGATGGCGCTATAGTTCTTTTCCTCCACAAAGGGCACCTTAAGGTCAAAGTAAAGGCTAGTTATATACCAGGATAGCCTTTTTTAGTTTTCTTTGCGATTGGGCTGCAACAGGTGGGCCCAACCTATACATGCTCGAGTCCGTGGTGTCGCAACACACCAAATGCCTGCATACTTGCAAGCACCCCTGAGGGTGGTATACTAAACTAATATGACGAAGCATCTTAGCCTTCACCTGTCTGCAATGATTTCATGAAGTTGTGATAATCGTCAAGTAAAATATCAAATGCAAATACACACACGAAAAAAGATTATAATCCGTAATGAACATGAAGTACCTCCTAGAAATTTATGTTTTCGACTTTAGACAGAGAGAAATTGAGATGATAAACAAAAAGTGATAACTGGCAAAGcagcttttattttatttttgaaagaATGTATGGCTTCGAAAACAAGAACAAAAGCGTAAAGTGAAGTTTAAGCTTTATGAAAACTGCCAAAAACATCGTTACACCAGCAATAACAAGGGTACTGACATGGACAATGCAAGGCAAGAATAATTATTTTCCTCCAGTCTGCTAAGTAGATCGATACAAAAAACAATTTTAGAAAATACTTAGCGATTTCCATCAACTAGAGCGATAACGCTTTACCAATTTTCTTATTTCTTCATTGGTATAAATAAAAGAATAATGCAACAATAGTATTTTacagaaacaaaaagaaggaTGATCTAATAATCTTGCCAAACATGTTCCAATGTTTTAATCCCTTGCGAAGGCGACCATGCTGCCATTTCATCCTATTGTTGCACCTCCTTTAGGTGAAGTGAGATTGACTCGGTAATTGGTTTATAAAAACATAAAGGTAAAACTGAATATGACTAATGACAGCAAAAGCTTTCATTTAATTTCATGAAGAAAAAGCAATCACGATGCTGACACTGTGGCTGGGAATTAAGCTCTCTCCCTTGAGCTAAGCAATTCAATACAACTAAGAGATGTGTTCACTAAAGTAGCAGTGCATCCAAAGACAGCACAAACACCAACAGGGGATCCTATTTCAGTACAGAAAGCTTGACAACAACTCTATGCAAATAACAAAAAAGGACAACGTGCTACCAGTTTCCTTGGCGTAGAAATAAATAAAGTTTAGGAGTTTTCACGCAGGCACGACTATATATGGTAAATACGTACATGCCCCAGTGAAAAGACGAACATATAGTATTTAAGCTAAATGTTTATCACTTCCATGCATACAACCATTTCATAGAATATTATAAAAATCACATGACAGCAAAGATACCTAATTTCTTTTAAAAGAAGCCTCCCCAACGTCTATGACGATGCTTCGATATCATGTGTCACTTCAGTATATAAGAGCACATGGTTTCTGTTGAAAATGCGTGAGAGTGGCAAGCGGAATACTACATGAGGAACTGAAATCCAAACAAAGCTACAATTCATACAAGGCAGGCTGGGAACACAATGTTGTGTGTTAATCTGACTTTGCAAGTGAGTACTCAACACAAAAGAATTTGCAGAGACAGTGTAGCTGAATGGTGTTTCCTTTCCACATATCTTCATAGGACTTTTCAAGCGAGCACTCTGCACAAGAGACTCGGACCAAACTGTGCAGCTGTACAGTCATTCACCTGTGTGTGTCTCCACGTGATTTTGCAAGTCACTCTGCTGAACAAAAGACTTAGAGCAGGCAGTGAAGCTGCACTATCTCtcccctgtgtgtgtgtgtgtcaaaatGTAACTTTTCAAGTGAGCCGTCTGCACGAAAGACCTTGAGCAGACAGTGCAACTCTATCGTCATTCGCCTTTATGAGTACGGAGGTGATTTGATATGGTGCATTGAAGCGAAAGGCACTGTGAGCAGAAGGAGCACCAATATGGTCATTCACCAGAGTCTTGAAAGTGAGTACGCAGATGTCTCTTCAGAGAGGCACACAATGAAAAAGTTTGGGTGCAGAAATGACAGTTAAATGGGCGCTCGCCTGTGCGGATGCGTTGTTGAGCTATTAGGTGGGATTGTTGCTTGAATCTTTGCGGGCAGTAAGAGCACTGATATGGCCTCTCTCCTGTGTGGATGCGCAGGTGGACCATAAGCGAGCCCCTGTACAAGAAGCCCTTACCACATGAAGGGCATTGATATGGTTGCTCGCCAGTGTGGGCGCACAGGTGTTTCCTGAGAAGGCCACTCCATTTGAAACTTCGGGGGCACAGGTGGCATTGATAGAGTTGCCTGCCTGTGTGGGCTTTCTTCTGAACTTTCACATCAGATGGTCCTTCAGTTTCAGAGACACCAATAGAAGAGCAAAGGGACTGCCGCTGCTGTGACTCGCCATCCTCTAGAGTTGCTGAGCAGCTGGAATGCTCGTCTTCTGCACAGAAAAAACAAGGCAGCTTGAAAAGGTCAAACAATACTAAAGGAATATATGCTGAAGCTGAAAATGATAACCACTTTTTTTCCCCAATAAGTGCAGAGGGTTGCTTCAAACTTCTATATAAAATTGAgtgacccttaagcttcaccttcagGAGTTAACCACGATAGCACTATCCTGTCCCTAATGCATACTCTAACCGCCTAGTGCGTACTTTAATTGTTTGATGTTACTCTAGAAGTTTAAATTGTAGATTACTACAATGTAAATGATAAAGTTGAAACTGGCTTGTGTCATTGAAGCTTTTGCATATGGCTGTATTCTGTGTGGTCTTACGAGAATACGCGCAGCAGTGAGtctgccttttgtaatgggtggctggctttaaacaTGAACCTGCTACTATAATCAGatgttctgatgcccgatggcaatgtatgcttgcatcatgcaatattactgcaatattacatgttgtatgtattgtgaagcctgtatgcaAGACACATACGTTTGTAAaccaagttattttcactgtatttccaataGGAGAAAGTTACTTACATTGTATTTCCAAACAGACATGTGGCTGCATGGTAGAACCTCTACTTCCCACACAAACAGCCTGGGTTTGATCTTCACTCAAACCCAGAAATATTTATcaatttcatttgcatctttctcaattttttcagCCCCGGACAAGATTTCTCACTCCCGGCTATAGATGCCCACactgacgccagaatttctgcgaaaagggctctttaatgctatcacattaatatttctttttctctacATATTTGGAGGTGACTATGCAATGCTTAGTTATGTACAAACCTGCCCACACAGGAGTAAAAACACACTGTCTATGCATGAAACACTCTCGAGAATGTTCCAATATATATGCATTGCATGCCGCTCCAGAAAAGTGGAATAGCCAAACTTCCATGGATATTTAATATCCATGAAAGTTTAATATACAGGGAAGTTAATATCCACTCTGTTATGCAGAAAAAACATACTGGTAATGCAGTGAAGCTTTTTTCTAGAAATGCCTTTTCGTATGTGCTGTTTTTTCATATGTAATACTAAATATGAAATCAAAATTTTAATTGTCATTGGAAGTTACGCGCGTTGAGGACATCAACAATCTCATTCAGTTTTCCAGCATTCAATGCACACCCTGCACACAAGCAACAACAGCAGCACGAGGGAAAGAGCCATTTTAAAATCATTAGAAATGCATTGCTGTCACTAATCTTCCAAGTGGCGTGCTAGATTTAGGGAACTAATGAACGACCAAAGCTCCATGTATGACATAATTATCCATACGAAAATATTATTTTAaagttgtttgtttctttgttatgCACAAACATGCTTGCATTTCATATTATTTCCTTCTCTTCTTAACACGTCAAAAGTCACATTTATGACACACGTCGCCACGAATTCTGTTTCAACGTCAACAGCTTTCTTTGCATCTCTTACACATTGTCATGGTTGGTGGTGAGACTTTTACCACTAAGTTTGTTTAGACTCTCATGTTAGAATCACGAGGCTATCACAATGCTGAGAATACACATAACCTcgactacaggttttcccgctcactttaatccaagtgccagcctaaataatctgcatgccattgaaataatctgaacgccgagctatttaatgcatgtgccaaacatttaatccaagcgccaacatatttaatccaagcgccaactcactcaggccgcatgccattgagtttaatccaagtgccaccgtgtttattccaattgccaatgacattaattcaggtgccagtcagtttaatccacgcacaaaaaccagaatacggggcgtaaaaatggcagtgcaattgaaatgcagttcctacagtATAAAAGACAATAGTCGGAAGGTAGAATCACTCATTATTATTTGCATGCGCCGATAGTATTCTTGAAAAAATTTACTGCTGTGGTTTGCTTAAGCCATGTTTAaagtgcttatac
The nucleotide sequence above comes from Rhipicephalus microplus isolate Deutch F79 chromosome 2, USDA_Rmic, whole genome shotgun sequence. Encoded proteins:
- the LOC119170498 gene encoding uncharacterized protein LOC119170498 — translated: MADTRAAYVPWWKLEDDSELEDEHSSCSATLEDGESQQRQSLCSSIGVSETEGPSDVKVQKKAHTGRQLYQCHLCPRSFKWSGLLRKHLCAHTGEQPYQCPSCGKGFLYRGSLMVHLRIHTGERPYQCSYCPQRFKQQSHLIAQQRIRTGERPFNCHFCTQTFSLCASLKRHLRTHFQDSGE